A segment of the Asinibacterium sp. OR53 genome:
ATAGACCGCCGCAGGCGGGAAGGTCTCAGGAAGGCCCAATTCCTTATTTTAGGGTCATCTTCATTGGAGCTTTTGAAACAATCATCAGAAAGCCTGGCTGGCCGGATTGCATACAAAGAGTTGTCTGGTTTTACAGTCGCCGAAATTGATCACAAAAAATCAAAAGATATTGACCGTTTATGGTTGCGTGGCGGATTTCCTGATAGTTTCCTTTCAAAGAATGACGAAGCCAGCTTACGATGGCGGTTAAATTTTATCAGTACTTACCTGGAGCGGGATGTGCCCCAGTTCGGCCCCAGGATACCGGCTGTTATGTTGCGCAAGCTTTGGACCATGTTGGCCCACAGCCAGGGTGGGCAGCTAAATATTGCGCAGCTCGGAAACAACCTTGATGTAACTGCCCCAACTGCCAAACGGTACATTGAATTGCTGGAAGATTTACTATTGATCCGCACCCTTCAACCCTGGTCTGGCAATGTAGGTAAGCGACTGGTTAAAGCGCCAAAAGTATATATCCGCGACAGTGGGTTGACGCATGCCCTGCTTAACCTAACAACATTTGACGACCTGTTAGGACATCCCGTTGTTGGAGCCAGTTGGGAGGGATTTATTGTTGAAAACCTCTTGTCATGCTTGCCCGCAGGTATAACAGCATGGTTTTATCGCACGGCCGCCGGCGCTGAAATTGAC
Coding sequences within it:
- a CDS encoding ATP-binding protein; protein product: MIKRLAQSEIAELLEEFPVVAILGPRQVGKTTLAEEIAASMSPEPIYLDLERPSEAARLNEPEEYFELHKGKLIILDEVQRVPELFQILRGVIDRRRREGLRKAQFLILGSSSLELLKQSSESLAGRIAYKELSGFTVAEIDHKKSKDIDRLWLRGGFPDSFLSKNDEASLRWRLNFISTYLERDVPQFGPRIPAVMLRKLWTMLAHSQGGQLNIAQLGNNLDVTAPTAKRYIELLEDLLLIRTLQPWSGNVGKRLVKAPKVYIRDSGLTHALLNLTTFDDLLGHPVVGASWEGFIVENLLSCLPAGITAWFYRTAAGAEIDLVIERNSTERYAIEIKRSQAPSVSKGFHLGCEDIAATKRFIVYPGKERFPVTKEIIAIPLLGMMNELRDIVS